TCTTGCAAGAGAGTGATCCCATGGACATCAACGTGTGGGTGTATCCCTATAACTTTCTCAGGTTCAGGACAAGCTGGATAAAAATTCACCCTCATATCACATTTCCCTTCTTTATTATAAGACTCATAAAAATCTTCATCCTTTATCTGAAGCGCCATTGCTATGAACTTCATTATTGATACTGTCACCTTTCTCATCTCTTCAACATAATTCACCAATATTTCCCTGAGAAGATGatatagtaaatatattttctaCCAAAGTCTTAAACTAGGGTATAAAATTGTAATAtttcattatattatattatgttataCCTAAATTTGTAAGGATTTCCAGGCCAAGATTCCAAGATTTTGCTTTGAAAGGGAAGAACTTTGATGAAGAGCATGTCTTGCCACTCAAGCTTTTGCTCTTCTGACATTACAAACAAATGGCCATAGCCTTCATTACTTCCAGGCCTCTGTGCCAAGTGCTTCTTCTCTTGTAAGGGAAGTTCAAAGAATTCTTCAAATTGCTTCCTCATGTTCCTCAGTGATTCATCTGAAACTCCATGATTTATTAACTGCAAAAAATTAATTCCAATCCTTAAGTTCATATCCAAATTTCctctttaatttctttattagtACATACTAACTTAATCTGATCAAAGATTTACCTGAAATATACCCCATTCTTTGCATGCAGAGTGAAGCTTGTGAAGCTCCACAGCTTGGGTCTCTGGGTTGACCATCTTGGTCATATCAATTAACGGCAGACGAAGCTGGTGATCACCAGAAGGAACGGTGATGATGTCGGAGAAGTCATCTCTGACATACCTAGGTGGGACTGTGTGGAGGTGTTGGCTTGCGAGCTCCTGTACACTTGGCACTGGGAGAGACCATCTCCGGCTATTTGGCGCCTTAGCCATTCAAGAGTTCTTCACTAATCAACAATATATATTTGTTTTAGTGAATATTGAAGCTGTTTATTAATTCAGACGCTCAGATTCATATATAAAATCAtggattggattttttttttatttttatttttttaaatccatTACTTTTTTCTTCACTTTCTGAACATGGAAATATGTTTTAGAtatcttaaaaagaaataatggaCAATTTTTATAAGTTAATAGGATTTTAAAAGATAATGTAAAAATAAGAaaggaacaaaaaaaaaagttttataataaataaataaatttaatttaattgtatttatttattatacataCATTAAATAagcaatttaattcaataagcTATGAGAATATCAAGGAGACACGCATGTCTCTCCTACCAAATCCATACAAAAGTCTAGCTACCTCTTGCATTTCTAAGACTTTGATGTATTCTTGCTGGTGAGAGGAGAAACTAGAGTTGCAGAGAAATTcaattgattgatttttttcAATCTATTTGATTCAAAATTCAGAATTTTCAATCCATGTCAAAGGGTTAGAAAGGGTGATTTTTCAGTTAAATCGGATAATATCTTTTaatagaaagaagaaagaagcagTTGGGAATTGTAGGTGTGTAATTTAACAacaatacaattttttttccttttctttaatcATTCTACTTCATGTTTTTAATCTAATTTATCAAATCAATTtatagaaatttttaatttgctcCTAATTTCAAATTAGAATGATCTTATTCCAGATGGATTCTATATCAAGATCGGACGGTGGTCATATTCACCTTTGTCCCTTCTTTTTGAAGAGCTCTCTTTTCTTATAAGCCACCAAAAGGTAACTGTAAAAAAAAGTCATTAaagtttgtttttttaattattattatgggTATGCAAATCCAGTTTTTCATGTCGTTTCCATCTGGGTTTTCTTGGTTCGTTTCTGTTAAGCTATTGTGTCATTTCACATCACTCTGGCACTAGGTAAGGAATGAGGCCAATAAGTTCTAAGTCTATCCTGCCTTATGCGCCTAATAATAGAGTAACCACTTATAAGCAGCAAAAACCATTACTTTACTTGTTAGTGACCAACTTTCCTCTGTTCTTGATCAATTCCCAATGGCTACACTTCATTCCTTTACTTCTTTCCACTACCAATACAAGAACTTTGATGGGTTTCTTCATTTTAGATCCAAAAAGTCTCTTACCAGAAGATATGCTGTGAGGTCTGAAGGAAGTCATCACGATCAAGATTCTTGTAAAGAGGGGGATGAAAAGAAGAGGCTTAGGATTTTGATTGCTGGTGGGGGTATAGGGGGTTTGGTTTTAGCTTTGGCAGCAAAAAACAGAGGATTTGATGTGTGCGTGTTTGAGAAAGATTTGAGTGCAGTGAGAGGGGAAGGTAGACACAGGGGTCCGATTCAATTGTTGAGTAGTGCTTTGGCTGTTTTGCAAGCTATTGATGAGAACGCTGCTAGGCAAATCATGGAAGCTGGTTGTGTTACCGGTGACAGGATCAATGGACTCGCTGATGGGCTTTCAGGTGACTGGTGTGTTGCGTGCTTCCCTTATGACTTGAaacatgatattttttttttatggaactTGAAATTGGAGGTTAGTCTTTTCAATTGATTGTATCTTGTTCTTATTTCAGGTTTACTAAGTTTGATCTTTCAACTCCTGCTTTAAAAAAGGGGCTTCCTGTCACTAGAGTAATATGTAGAATGGCACTACAAGACATATTACTTGAAGCAGTAGGTTTAGACATAgtaataaataaatctaaagtTGTTGATTTCATGGAAGAATCTACCAAGGTAAGAGCATGTCCTAAAACCTAAAATTTCTGATATTAACATGCTGAGTTAGTGATCAGAGACACTTTTGCCGCACGGGTTATCAGGTTACTGTGTTTCTTGAGGATGGTAGGCAATATGATGGTGATGTTTTAGTTGGAGCAGATGGAATATGGTCAAAAGTAGGATTTCTTCCCTTCAAAatcatttttcttctttatatCTCTACTTTCTCTGATTATGTTCCTCAATTACCTAGGTACGATCCAAGTTATTTGGGAAAGAAGACGCGAAATATTCAGATTATACATGCTATAGTGGGCTGACAAGCTTTGTTCCACCATATATTGACAGTGTTGGGTATGTGAATCTCTCATTTTGCCTTAGCTTCTGGCTAATGGCCATCAATAGATAAAGTTAGACAGTGTTTATGAATATTGGAATTTTTTTTGGTTGATGTGTGGGATGAAGGTATCGGGTGTTCTTAGGATTGAACCAGTACTTTGTTGCTTCAGATGTTGGACATGGGAGGATGCAATGGTATGCTTTCTACAAGCAGCCCCTTAGTAGTCCTGATCCTCCAGCAGGTAACTATGTTTTCTGCATGTCCTATGATTTCAACTGGAATTTTAATGTCCTCAAATGCTTCAGGCAAGAAGAAGCGGCTGCAAGAATTGTTTCATGACTGGTGTGGTGAAGTAACTGAACTAATATCAGAAACACCGGAAGATGTGATTTTGCGGAGAGATATCTTTGATAGAGACATGATCCACACCTGGGGGATAGGACGTGTGACTCTGCTAGGCGATGCTGCTCACCCAATGCAGCCAAATCTCGGACAAGGTGGTTGCATGGCAATCGAGGTATATATGATCATTCATGAGTTAACTTCTTTCCTTGAGAAGTCCATATCATAAGTAAGCACATGCAATTTTGCAAGCATGTGCACAAATGCCAGTTCTTGAGAGTTCTGGGAAGATAAATGAGCCTTTTCATGAACTCAAGCACTTATTCATTTTTTGGTAATTTCACGTGCTGTAACCAATATTTCCACTTCGGATATTTAATGGCCAAACAGTGTCATAAATTGCGCTCTTTATGAGTTCTGAAAGGCCAACAATTATTCTGGAAACTACATTATATGTGCAGGATTGTTACCAACTTGCACTTGAGCTTGAAAAGTTTGTCAACAGTAGGTTAGACTTTCAACGGTCCGGGGGGATCTCCTCTGCACTTAGAAGGTAAACTGTAGCACCTAAAACACAAGTTCCCTGCTCTTAGATGATAAATTGTAGAGCATAAATATGTGAAATACATTCTGGTATGGTTTTATTATGAACAGATACGAGAAGAAAAGAATGTTTCGTGTTAGTACAGTGCATGCAGCCAGCAGAATGGCATCAAAAGTGCTTACTGCTTATCAACCTTACATAGAGTTTGGATTTGGATCTTCTCCACTATCTGTAATTTTTTTCCTCCCTCGTttcctttatttgattttatcagtgcATGCATATCCTCAGGCTTCATTGGATAGATGTAAATTTCAAATGATAAGGTATTTGAATTTGATATCaagttaaaaatttataatttttcacatTAGAAACATACAAAGAAATGGCATCATTCATTTTCGATTGCAGAGTATATCAACCATAAGGATAACAAAACCATCGGTTCACGTGGTGCGAATGTTTCTGCAAATTTTCTTGCCACAGTTCATGACTTGGATGATTGCTGGTAATGGGGAAGATGGCAGTTGTATATAAAAGGAAAGGATCTTACTAATATCCTTCCATTATGTTATAACAACTTTCTACttgtttttagctttaatccttttctttttttcaaggtacagaaaatcaaatattttcatGTTGCTCTTCTTGCAGGTTAAGGCGAGAGGGAAAGAGAAGCATTTGACAAGATATTACGACCTCCAGAGTTTCACCTATGATTatgtaaattagttaaatctgGATATTGCCACATGTTTTGATAGAATCTGATTGTAGTTAGGTTTATTAATTTGAAGAGAATGATTGGTCACTTCCCAAAGTTCCAAATAAATTCCAGTTAACAGGAGAAGCTacactgctgctgctgctgctgcctgATGAAAACTGTAAATTTTCTTAACAGTCAAATGAGATCTCAACCCTCAACTTTTTGCCTACTCCCAGGGTTCAAATTTGCTGATACTGCCACATAATTTAAGCTTTTCAGAAACCGTTGTCACATTCCACGCATAAAGAAGggggagaaaagaaagaaatgatGGATAGAGCTAACCACACTTTTCATTTGATCTGAGACGTGTAAAATAAAGAATTAAGTGTTAATGACACAATGGTACATGGGTGAAAGAACCACAGACTACATGCTGATCCAGTTATATGAAGGCCTACACTAAAAAAATATACAGAATTCACTACGATGAATGAGCTTTTAGTGGTACCAAAGTCATTTTCTTGAACTGATATTTTGAGTTTGAGCCCTTGtcgaagctaaggaacaaaaaGAAATAGCTATATTACATATAAGCCAATATCTACCTCCTGGACCGCTTTGTTGGCCGCTTGACTGCCTCCTTCCCACCACCTTCCCTCCCGCGCTTTCCTGAAACCCTGCTTGTCTCCACCCCCTTCTTTGATGGCCTACCAACATTTCTTTTTGATGGACTACTCTCCTCCACTTGTTTCTCATCGTTGTTTC
This region of Manihot esculenta cultivar AM560-2 chromosome 10, M.esculenta_v8, whole genome shotgun sequence genomic DNA includes:
- the LOC110625193 gene encoding protein SRG1, translated to MAKAPNSRRWSLPVPSVQELASQHLHTVPPRYVRDDFSDIITVPSGDHQLRLPLIDMTKMVNPETQAVELHKLHSACKEWGIFQLINHGVSDESLRNMRKQFEEFFELPLQEKKHLAQRPGSNEGYGHLFVMSEEQKLEWQDMLFIKVLPFQSKILESWPGNPYKFREILVNYVEEMRKVTVSIMKFIAMALQIKDEDFYESYNKEGKCDMRVNFYPACPEPEKVIGIHPHVDVHGITLLQECSDTSGLQVLKDGHWVFVEPIDGALTVDIGLILEMMSNGIYKAPFHRAVVNKSKERLAIVTICCPSSSCRIGPAKQLLQSGSPPLYKSLTLEEYFECFYNSPPGSDIPFIDKLKI
- the LOC110625192 gene encoding zeaxanthin epoxidase, chloroplastic isoform X2 — encoded protein: MATLHSFTSFHYQYKNFDGFLHFRSKKSLTRRYAVRSEGSHHDQDSCKEGDEKKRLRILIAGGGIGGLVLALAAKNRGFDVCVFEKDLSAVRGEGRHRGPIQLLSSALAVLQAIDENAARQIMEAGCVTGDRINGLADGLSGDWFTKFDLSTPALKKGLPVTRVICRMALQDILLEAVGLDIVINKSKVVDFMEESTKVTVFLEDGRQYDGDVLVGADGIWSKVRSKLFGKEDAKYSDYTCYSGLTSFVPPYIDSVGYRVFLGLNQYFVASDVGHGRMQWYAFYKQPLSSPDPPAGKKKRLQELFHDWCGEVTELISETPEDVILRRDIFDRDMIHTWGIGRVTLLGDAAHPMQPNLGQGGCMAIEDCYQLALELEKFVNSRLDFQRSGGISSALRRYEKKRMFRVSTVHAASRMASKVLTAYQPYIEFGFGSSPLSVIFFLPRFLYLILSVHAYPQASLDRCKFQMIRVYQP
- the LOC110625192 gene encoding zeaxanthin epoxidase, chloroplastic isoform X3 → MATLHSFTSFHYQYKNFDGFLHFRSKKSLTRRYAVRSEGSHHDQDSCKEGDEKKRLRILIAGGGIGGLVLALAAKNRGFDVCVFEKDLSAVRGEGRHRGPIQLLSSALAVLQAIDENAARQIMEAGCVTGDRINGLADGLSGDWFTKFDLSTPALKKGLPVTRVICRMALQDILLEAVGLDIVINKSKVVDFMEESTKVTVFLEDGRQYDGDVLVGADGIWSKVRSKLFGKEDAKYSDYTCYSGLTSFVPPYIDSVGYRVFLGLNQYFVASDVGHGRMQWYAFYKQPLSSPDPPAGKKKRLQELFHDWCGEVTELISETPEDVILRRDIFDRDMIHTWGIGRVTLLGDAAHPMQPNLGQGGCMAIEDCYQLALELEKFVNSRLDFQRSGGISSALRRYEKKRMFRVSTVHAASRMASKVLTAYQPYIEFGFGSSPLSSISTIRITKPSVHVVRMFLQIFLPQFMTWMIAG
- the LOC110625192 gene encoding zeaxanthin epoxidase, chloroplastic isoform X1 codes for the protein MATLHSFTSFHYQYKNFDGFLHFRSKKSLTRRYAVRSEGSHHDQDSCKEGDEKKRLRILIAGGGIGGLVLALAAKNRGFDVCVFEKDLSAVRGEGRHRGPIQLLSSALAVLQAIDENAARQIMEAGCVTGDRINGLADGLSGDWFTKFDLSTPALKKGLPVTRVICRMALQDILLEAVGLDIVINKSKVVDFMEESTKVTVFLEDGRQYDGDVLVGADGIWSKVRSKLFGKEDAKYSDYTCYSGLTSFVPPYIDSVGYRVFLGLNQYFVASDVGHGRMQWYAFYKQPLSSPDPPAGKKKRLQELFHDWCGEVTELISETPEDVILRRDIFDRDMIHTWGIGRVTLLGDAAHPMQPNLGQGGCMAIEDCYQLALELEKFVNSRLDFQRSGGISSALRRYEKKRMFRVSTVHAASRMASKVLTAYQPYIEFGFGSSPLSSISTIRITKPSVHVVRMFLQIFLPQFMTWMIAGNGEDGSCI